The nucleotide window ATGGTGGTTTCGGTAATTTCCAGCTCCAGCCGCTGCGGGGCGATGGCATACCTTTGCAGTTCGTTCAGCAGCCGCATGGCGAAGTCCCCTTGGCGCAGTTGCAGGGCGGATACATTCACGGCCAACCGCGTTTCCCGGCCCTGCACGTCCCAGCCGGCCAAGGCTTCACAGGCCAGGCGCAACACCTCCCAGCCCAGATCGACAATGAAGCCGCTGCGCTCTGCCAGGTCGATGAAGCGGTCTGGGTACAGCAGGCCGAACTCGGGGTGGTCCCAGCGCACCAGCGCTTCGTAGCCCAGTACCTGCTGGGTGTCGAGGCGGATCTGCGGCTGGTAGTGCAGCACGAACTGGCGCTCGGCCAAGGCGCTGCCGAACGCCTGTTCAAGGGTAAAGGCCTGGATGTCGGCCAGGTTCAGCGAGGGGTCGAAGAAGCGGTACTGGGCCCGGCCGGCCTGCTTGGCCGAATACATTGCGGCATCGGCACTGCGGATCAGGCTGTCGATGTCCTGGCCGTCGCGCGGGCAGATGCTTACGCCCACACTCGGGCTGGTGTTGACCTCCTGGCCGTCAAGGGCATAAGTGGCCGACAAGCGTTGGACCAGTTCACGGACCCAGGCATTGATCTGGTCTTCGCTGCGCTCGCCCGCCAGCAGCACCACGAATTCGTCGCCGCCAAAGCGCGAAGCCTCGTCACCGAGCTCCAGCAAACGCTGGATGCGGCCGGCCACGGCCTGCAGCAGCAGGTCGCCGATCTTGTGCCCGAGCGAATCGTTGATCGACTTGAAGCGGTCCATGTCGATGAACAGAATCGCCATCAACCGGCGCTTGCCACGCTGGCGGGTCAGCGCCTGGGCGGCCACCTCGACGAACTGGCGGCGGTTGTGCAGCCCGCTGAGGTGATCGGTGGCGGCGGCATGGCTGCTGCGCCGGTGTTCGTCCTCAAGGCGGCCGATAAGCTGCTGATTGACCTGCTGGGCATGTTCCAGGGCGCTGAAGGCCTCTTGCCGCTTGCGCAGCAGACGCAAGGTCCACAGCAGGCTGGCGATGATCATCAGCGTCATGCTCAGGTTCAACCAGAATTGCCGGGAATAGGCCAGGGTCGAAGGCGCGAGGATTTCATCCTGGCGCTGGCTGACCACTACGCTGAACCCGCGCTCTGGCACATGTCGGTACAGGCTCTGGTACGCGTCGCCGGCCGCGTATTGGGTCAGCATGCCCGCGTCGCTGCCGGTATCCGGCAGTTCAGGCTGCAACCCGTCGCCGGCCACCACCACGCCGCTGGTATCTATGCGCAGCCGCTCCAGCCCGTCATCCTGCAGCAGGCGCACCAGCCCGCTGCTGCCCAGGTCGATATGCTGGAACAGTACCGCGAGGTAGCCGATGTCCAGTTGCACCACCAGGATGTTTTCGATTTCGCGGCCTGGCAGGTCGGTCAACGGCAGCAGAAACGGCAGGCGCCAGTTGGGGAGGGTGGCCTGCTGGTCCGGCGCCTGCACGCTGGGCAGAAAGGGCTTGAAACCATAGCGGGCAACGTGCCGTTGCAGCTGGCGTAACCAGTCCTCGGGCAGTGCGGAAGCTTCGTCGGTATGGCTGGCTGACAACAGCCGGCCTTGCCGGTCGTACAGGCTCATGCGCTTGAACACCGGGTCCTCGGCCAGTATCCGCGCCAGGCTGATGTTGCCCTGGCGTAGCACCTTCATGTCGTCCTGGGTGACCCGGCCAACGGCCTGGGCGCGGTCGACCAGCTGGCGCAGGCTTTCACCGACGATGCTGGCCAGGTTCAGGTGCTCGGCGGCCTTGGCCGACAACGCGTCCTGGCGGGCGGCGGCTTTCTGCGTGATGTGCAGCCCCCAGAGAAAGGCCAGGGTGGCCGCACAGAGCATCAGGATCAGCAGCCGCAGGGGGCTGGCGGATGAAAGCGAACGGCGTATCACTGCTGACAGTTCCCGACCCTGGGTGATGCTCAAAAAATACGACAAGGAGATGACAGGCTGATGACTAATGGCTAATAGCCTTTAAGGGTTTTCCCTATTCGCGACGGGTGTTTGCAGGCGCGCGGTTTCTTCCTCGATATAACTCATCAATGCGCTGACTTCGGCATCGCCCAGGCGCATGTTGGGCATGGCCAGGCGGTTGTATTGCTCATACAGCAGCATGGCCAGCGGGTCTTTCTCGGCCAGCATCTGGTCGGGCTCCTTCAGCCAGCGGGTCAGCCAGTTGGCGTCACGCTGGCGGGTTACGCCCAGCAGGTCGGGGCCGATACCTGGCTGGCCTGGCTCGATGTTGCCCAAGGTGTGGCAGGAAGAACAACGCGTACGGAAAATCTGCTCGCCACTGCTGGGCGAACGTATCTCGGGGGCCTGGGCATAATCATTGTTCATGGCGCTGGCCTGCTTCCAGTTGTGCAAGCTGTTGCCCAGCCGGTCAGCGAGGATGTACGGGCTTTCGAAGGGCGAGGCCTTCATCCAGCGACCGGTGGCCTGGTTGCCGATGATAAGGCTCAGGTTGTGGTCTTTGGAGCGGCCGTTTTCCAGGCCGTCTATCCACAAACCCAGGCTACGGCGCAATTGCTCGATGTCGTCGGGCTCGCCGGTGAGCAGCGTCCAGCCAGGGCCGATGCCGAACTTTTCGGCGTAGCGTTTCAGGGTGGCGGGGGTGTCGTTGTAGGGGTCGATGCTGATGGAGTAGAGGAATATGTCCTTGCCAACCCGGTCACCCAGAATCTTTTGCACCTGGCGCAACCGCGCGGTTTCCACCGGGCATGAGTCAGTGCAGCCGGTGAAGATGAAGTTGATGGCGACCACCTTGTCCTTGATCAGGTCGTCGAAGAAATGCAGCTTCTCGCCGTCCTGGGTGAGCAGGGGGATGTTGGGAAAGTAGTCAGCGCCCCATGGGCTTGCGGTTTTTTCGGCCACAGGTTGTTGCGGCTGCAGTGGCCAGAACGGGATGCTGGCGGCAAATACCGCGAGTACCAGCAGGAAACGCCATGAGCCAGGCATGATAGGGTCCTCGATGGTGTGCAGCCCTTCGCGGGCACGCCCGCTCCCACAGAAACTTCACAGAGCCGCAGCTGCGTGATTTCTGTGGGAGCGGTGCACTCACTGATATTTCACTGGCGCAGTCACCGTCTGGCCCAACGCCGACTTCACCGTGACCGTCGCTGGCGTGGCCGGACCGAAGCCGGTGGTGGTGACCGATACCCGCCAACGGGCGCCCGTGGTTGCAGCTGTCAGCGTGGCGTTCCCCAGGCTTACCGGGCCGCCGGTGGTTGCCGCTGTCACGCTGATGCTGTTGCCCGTGGCCACCGTGGTGGTCCCTTGCACATCCCAGGTGAAGCGGTTGCCGCTGCGCACCTGCACTGTGGCACTGGTGACCTGGATCTGGTCGACCGCTGCCGCTGCGGTTACGGCGATGCTGACCGTGGCCGGGGTCACCGACTCGGCACCCTTGGCATCACGCGCCGTATAGTTGAAGCTGGCAGTGAACGGCGTGGCGACCGTGGCGGGTGGGGTGTAGGTCACCGTGGTGCCGTCGGTGCTGACGGTACCCTGGCCGGAGTCTGGCTGGCTGAGGCCGGTCACTGTCAGCGGCACGTTGCCGTCCGGGTCGGTGTCGTTGGCCAGCACGTTCAGGGTGATCGGCTTGCCAGCGGTAGTGGCTGCACTGTCATTGGCCGCGACGGGTGGCTTGTTGGCCGGGTCGTCGATGTCGTCATGGCCTTTGGTGCGGAAGGTCGGCAGGCCCACCGAAGCCATGTATTGCACGCCATCCCATCCTGGCAGCGGGGTCGGCATCACCTGGAACTGCCCCGGGTGCTCGATGTCCCAGCGCAGCAGCATCGACGAGTCCTCGTGCTGGGTGTTGTGGCAGTGCTCCATGTAGGTGCCGGCGAACTCGCGGAAGCGGATGGCCATTTCCACCTCTTCCGAAGAGTCGGCATCCGGCCCGATGCGGTACACGTCTTTACGCGCCCATTTTTCCCACTCTGGTGGGGCCTTGCCGTCGCGGCTGAGAATCACGCCCTCCTCGAAGTGCACGTGTACCGGGTGGCTCCAGCCATTGCCGCCGTTGACGATTTTCCACACTTCCAGGGTGCCGTCGCCGCTGAAACCACCGTCGGTGGACTGGTTGGCCAGTTGCGGCGCCGCACTGATGCGTCGTGGGTCCATGCTGTAGCCGAAAGCGCCGTCGGTCTTGATGGTCCACGGCTTGGTGTCGGTGCCGTCGGAGCGGCCAAAGATGAACTCGCGGTGGCGGGCGTTCTTTATCTTGGCCTGGTCGGTGGCCGAGTCGCGGTCAATTGGCAGCGGCAGCATTTTCAGGCCTGCGGCCTTGCCTGGCTTGGCCGGTTCATAGGCCACCGGGTCCATGCTCACGTCCTGGCCGGTGTAGGGCTGCACCAGCAGTTGCAGGAACTTGCCGACTGCGGGGTCGCCGTTGTCCCACTGCGGGCCTTTGCTGGTCTGCTTGATCACCGCCTTGTATTTCCCCGACAGCACGTCGGCCAGCGCAATGGTACCTTCCGGGCCCTTGCCGGTGCGGTGCTCCTCCAGGTTGACGAAGTACAGCTTGTCGCCCGCCTTGATGCCGTTCTTGGCGAAGTTGATGATGATGTCATAGCGCTCGGCGATACCTTGCAGCGGAAGGATGCCGTTGTTGTCTTGCAGGTTGCCGTCGCCGTTGAGGTCCATGGTGCCGTCGAATGGCACGGCGTGTTCCATGATGTTGCCGTCGTTGGCGATCATGTGGAACGGCACCCGCGCATACGACAGGTTGGAACCGGACGGGCCTTTGAACTCACCGCTGGTACCGGCAATTTCCCGCACCACGGCAAACTTGAAGTAGCGCGATACCGAGCCGTTGAGGATACGGAAGCGGTAGCTGCGCGCACGCACCTTGAGCCTGGGCTGGTACTGCCAGTTGACCAGGATCTGGTCACCGAGGAAGCCGTCGGTGTTGAACGGGTTGAACCACAGCTGGCCGTTGGCATCCCACGCCTTGTCGGCGATCACCAGGTTGACGTCGTAGTCGCGGTTACCCCATGGCATGCCCGAGCCGCTGGGGAAACGCAGGTTTACGCCATCCTGCAGGGCCTCGTTACCGCGGTCCAGGGCGCTGTAGTAGTTCATCATCACGGCGTTGCCCTTGTAGACGTTCTGCGCCGTGAAATCCATCATGTGGTCGTGGAACCAGTGGGTGCTCATGGTTTCACGCCAGTCACCGCGAATCTTGATACTGCCGTTCTGGCAGGTTTTAAGGCCCGGCGTGCCGTCGTTGACGAACAGGGTTTCACCCGGTGAGCAGGGGAAGGCGGCACGCGGGTCCTGGGCACGGGTGTTGATGGTGTCGTACCCGGCCAGTTGCACTGGCCAACGGTAGTCGTAGTACTGGCCCGGGAAGAAGTAGGCATTGGCAAAGCCATCGCTCTCGGCCGGGGAGTGGCCATTGTGCTCGTGGGTGGAGATGGTGTGCAGGCCAAAGCCGCCGTTGGCCGAGGGGTCGATCGGCAGGGCGTTGTAATGGCGCATCAGGATCGGCTGGCCGTAGCGCACCATCAACAGTTTAGGCGGGAAGGTGCCGTCGAAAGTCCACAGTGACTTGTGGTTCTGCAAGGGCATGTTCGGGTGGAAGCGCGTATCGATGCCTTTAGTGGTGCCCAGCGTGGTCGGGATGTCGGAGGTCTGGTAGTACAGGCCGCCGGGTGCGAACTCGCCATACGCATAGTTGTGCAGTTGCTTGCGGTCACGCAGGCCGAGGTTGATCCGCGCACCGGCCTGGGCAGTCTTGAACGCCGCCTGCGGGTAGAACTCATTCCAGCGCTGGTGCGACCAGCCTTTTCCTGGTGGCCGGCCTTCAGCAGGCGAACCGACCGGCTGGCGGTTGAGGAACATCTCGATCTGCGCCTTCCATGGGTTGCGGTCCAGCACGTTGGAGTACTGGGTCGGGAAGGGGTACAGGCCGGGTTGCTTGAGGAACGCTTCAAGTGCGGTGCCACTTGGCCCGCTGCGCGCCACTACGTTGGGGTCTTGCGCGGGGGCCGCGCCGAGGGTGGGGACCGGGAAGGTCAGCTCTGGCGCCGGCGTGGTCGGGTCGAGCTTCTCTGGTCCGAACTCTTCGAACAGCAGCAATTGCTGGGTGAAGGGCTGCGCGCCGAACAACGGGCTGGGTTTGCCGTTGGTGGGGTACCTGTCCGAGGTTTGCAAGGCGGGCGGCAGCACGTTGTCGATCCGCACTGTATTGCGGTCGCCGTACGCACCATTGATCAGCTCCAGTGAGCCTTGGTTGGCTTCTGGCAAAGTGTTCAGGTTGAGCAAGGCCGGGGTCGGGTCAGCCGGCTGGTCGGTATAGGCCGATGAGTCGGTCGGCGGCGGCTGGCTGTTGTCGTCCAGGGGGGACGCCATGGCCGTGATCAGTCCGAGGCTGAGCATCAGCGCAGTGACCGAAGACAGCTGGAATGCGTGCCTGGTAGGGTGAATCACGGCAGGTGTTTTCATTGCCTTGTGCCTCGCTCGCGGCTGTATGGCTTATAGCCATCAATGGCGTTTTGCCCGGTAAAAGGCCTTGAGCAACGGCTGTGCCAACAACAGTTTCAGTAATGCTTTGTTAAACAAATCCTTGTGGCGCCTGATGTGCGCTAAATGACGGGGCGTCAAGAATGGGTATAACTCCCCACAAGCGGGGGCCCAATGCCCACTAATTGGGTGGATTGGGGCGTGACAGCCCCGACCTGCTCGGGTATACCTGTTCGCCACCAAGGGGAGCCCGGCAAAGGGCTGAGAAACCGCTGCAAGCAGCAGCGCGGTGACCCTTCGAACCTGATCCGGATCATGCCGGCGAAGGGATGGGGCTTGTAACCTGCCTTTTTGCCGGCCTCACTGCGAGGCCCGTCCATGTCAATTGCCAAGGTCTCGCTGTCACCTTCATCAAGGACAGCAACATGACCGAACGTTTCAGCCAGTCCCTGCGCAGCCAAAGCGAGCCGACCTGGTCGGCGGCCGTTGGCCACCGTTTCGTGACCCAATTGTGCGAAGGCAGCCTGCCGGACCCGATCATGGTCGACTACCTGGTGCAGGACCATCGCTTTCTCGACAGTTTCCTGACCTTGCTGGGTGCGGCCATCGCCACCGCCGATACGTTCGAGGCGCGTCTGCGCTTCGGCCGCTTTGCCGGGATGATTTCCAGCGATGAGAACACCTACTTCCTGCGTGCCTTCGAGGCCCTGGACGTGAGCCCCGCACAACGCAGCGCACCCGCTGATACCGTGCCAACCGCAGGGTTCAAGGCGATCATGCGTGAAGCGGCAGCGACCCGCTCCTATGCAGCGGCGCTGGCAGTGCTCAACGTTGCCGAAGGCCTTTACCTCGACTGGGCGCTCAAGGCACCCAAGCCGATGCCAGACAATTTTGTCCATGCCGAGTGGATCACCCTGCACGACAACCCGGCATTCCAGGCCTTTGTTGCCTTCCTGCAGTCTGAGCTGGACCGTGTCGGCCCGCAGGAAGCGGCACTGGCAAGCGATTTCTACCAGCGCACCGTTGCGCTGGAGCTGGCCTTCTTCGATGCCGTCTACCCGGAGGGCAAATGAGCATGGATATCTTCGAGCGCCTCAAGGCCGCAGCCACCCAACAGTGGCACAGCTATGTAGACCATGACTTTGTGCGGCAGATGGGCGAGGGCACGCTGAGCGAGGAAGCGTTCCGGACCTACCTGGTACAGGATTACCTGTTCCTCATCCAGTTCGCCCGCGCCTGGGCACTGGCGGCCTACAAGAGCCGGCGCCCGGCCGACATCCGCGCGGCGCAGGCCGGGTTGGCGGCGATTCTGGATGAAACCGACCTGCACTTGCGCCTGTGCGCGCGCTGGGGGCTGACCCAGGCGGATATCGAGGCCGCGCCAGAGCACCAGGCCACGGTGGCATACACACGTTACGTGCTGGACTGTGGCGCCGCTGGCGACCTGTTGGAACTGCATGTGGCGCTGGCGCCTTGTGTGATCGGCTATGCGGAAATCGGCCGGACCTTGTCCGAGCGCATTGGCGACTTGAGCAACCACCCGTACCGCGAGTGGATTGGCGAGTATGCCGGTGAAGGCTACCAAGGGGTGGCGGCCGCAGCGCGCAAGCACCTGGATGAGCTGGCAGCGCGGAGCATGACCGAGCAGCGGTTTGCCGAGTTGGTGGGGATCTTTGGCCAGGCTTCCAGCCTGGAGGCGGACTTCTGGCAGATGGGTTTGGACGGGGTGGCGTAGCCCCCGGGGCCGCTTTGCGCCCCATCGCCGGCAAGCCGGGCTCCCACAGAGACCGCGCGATGCTTGAAGGGTTGCACCGTACCTGTGGGAGCCCGGCTTGCCGGCGATGGGCTGCGCAGCAGCCCCAAAGTGCTTGGTCGACTGGGTGAATCCTACCCAGCCCAAGCCTGCTTTGGTGCATGAATGCCTCAAAATAAGTCGTTCAGCACACCTTCATAAAGCCAAAATGCGACTTTAATGTTCACAGTGCACATCACCTTCTGGGCTGCCTGCCCGATTTGATTCCGGGTTTCGGCCCTCGAAAAAGCGGCCCGCATATTGCTCTTCCAGCTCCCAACTACCACCCGGAGCCCCGTGCAATGAGCTCACCCAGCGAATTTCCCCTCAGCGAAGCCCCGCAGTCTGCCCGCAAGGGCCTGCTGCCGATTGCCATGGTCTTGTTCAGCTTTACCTTTTTCACCGGCACGATGTTCGCCGGTGGCAAGCTGGGCATGGCTTTCAATTTTGTCGACATGTTGTGGGTGGCCACCGTCGGCAACAGCCTGCTGGCGATGTATGCCGCAGCGTTGGCATTCATCGCTTCGCGCAGCGGGCTGAATACCGTACTGATGGGGCGTTTCTGTTTCGGTGAGGCAGGTAGCCGGCTCTCGGACTTTCTGCTGGGTTTCGCTGAGCTGGGTTGGTACGCCTGGGGTACGGCCACGGTGGCCATCGTGCTGGTCAAGCTGTTGGGGTTGGCGGAAGGCTTCGGTTTACCGTTGATGGTGCTTTTCGGGCTGGGTTTCAGCATTACTGCCATCATCGGCTTCAAGGGGCTGGATGTGCTGTCGCGCGTGTCGGTGCCATTGATGTTCGTGCTGCTGTTGGTGTCGATGTACATCGCTACCCGCGATGCCGGTGGCTTTGCCGGGCTGGCTGCAGTAGTGCCGCACGAGACCATGACCTTTTCCGCAGCAGTGACCATGGTGTTCGGCACCTTCGCCAGTGGTGCCACCCAAGCCACCAACTGGACACGGCTGTCGCGTAGCGGCCGGGTGGCGGTGATCGCCAGCGTGGTGGCATTCTTGCTTGGCAACGGCCTGATGGTGGTGGCCGGTGCGTGGTGCGCGATGGTTTACCAGCAGGCCGATATTGTCGAAGTGATGATGCTGCAGGGCCTGTCGTTCGCGGCGGTAGTGATGCTGTGCCTGAACCTGTGGACCATTCAGGGGCCGACCATCTACAACGTGTCGGCGGCCGCCTGCCATTTGTTGCGCAGTGAGCGCCGGCGCACGGCAACGCTGGTGGCGGCCGGGGTCGGCATTGTGCTGGCGATTGGTGGTATGTACGAAATGCTGATCCCGTTCCTGGTGCTGCTGGGGTCGATCATTCCCCCGGTGGGCGGGGTGATAATGGCTGATTTCTGGTACCGACACCGCGGCCAATACCCGGCACTGGGCACCGCAAGCCTGCCACGCTACAACCTCACCGGGCTGTTTGCCTATGCCGTGGGCGCAGTACTGGCGTACGCCTCGCCCTGGGTCGCTCCGCTGGTGGGTATAGGCGCCTCGGCCCTGTGCTACATCGTCATGCTCGAACTGGGCGCACGCCGCCGGGCGCCGGGCCAGGCAGGTGTGGAGCCGTGAGCCTGGCGCTGGACGAGATCCTGCATTTGCCTGGCCTGCACGAGATGCGTGTGCTGGCCGGCGCACGTAACCTTCAGCGGCGGGTGCGCTGGCCGTATGTGGCGGAAAACGAAGGCATCGCTGAATGGGTAATGGGCGGTGAACTGGTGTTCGTTACCGGCATCAACCACCCGCGCGGTGAGGCCAACCTGTTGAGCCTGCTGGAAGACGGCGACGCCGTGGGCATCGCCGGCATGGTGATCCTCACCGGCGGCAGCTTTATCCAGAGCGTCCCGGCGTCTGTCATCGCACGAGCCGAGCAACTTGGCCTGCCGCTGATCGAGCAGCCCTACGCGCTGAAGATGGTGGTGGTTACCCACCTGATCGGCACGGCGTTGGTGCAGATGAGCCAGGTACGCCGCTCGCGTCACGATATCCTTGGCCAGCTGCTCACGGGCGACTACCCAAGCCTGGCGATTGCCCGGCAGCGCGCAACGCACCTACAGCTGGCACTGGACGAGCCGCGTCGCTTGCTGGCTTTGCGCCTGGCGGGCGTGGACGGTTTGTTCGAGCGCCACGGGCTGGCCCACGGCGAGCGTACCTGGCAAGCTAGCCGGCAGGCCCTGGAAGACCAGCTCGAAGCCTGGTGCCGCCAACGGCCAGGCAGCGTTACCGCGCAGCTGCCGGGTGATCTGTTCGTGTTGCTGCTGGCCGATACACACGACCTGCCCGAGACGTTGGCTGCGCTTTACCGGCAGCTGCAGGCCACGACGGGTGAACTGAGTTTGCACATGGGTTTGTCGAGCGTCGCCGACGATTGCGCGCACTATCGACAGGCCCTCAACGAGGCGCGTCAGGCCCTGGACGTCGCCCAGCACCTGCGCCCAGCCAACGGCTATTGCAACTTCAGCGAACTGGGCGTGCTGCGCCTGCTGCAAGGCATCGTCGACCGCTCGCTGATCGACGATTTCGTCAGCCGTACGCTTGGCCCGCTGATCGCCCCTGGCCGCAAGCAGGCCAATGCTCTGGTGCACACCCTCGACGCCTTGCTCATGGAAAACGGCAACGGCCTCAAGGCCGCACAGCGGCTAGGGCTGCACCGCAACACCATCAATCAGCGCATCCAGCGCATCGAACACCTGAGCGGGCAGTCCATTGATGACCCGCTTTTTCGCATGAATGCTTCGGTCGCCATGCTGGTATGGCGCATGAGCGAAGCCCACGGCAAGGAGTAACAGCATGAACATCATCAACGCACGGCTGCGCGGCAAGCCTGGCCTGTTCCGCATCGAACTGAACGGCGAGCGCATTGCCGCCATCGTGCCGCAGGCCGAGGTGGTGGCGCCCGTTGCCGCCCATGACCTGGACGCAGGGCAAAACCTGGTGGTGGCGCCCTTCGTCGAACCGCATATCCACCTCGACGCCACACTGACTGCCGGCGAGCCCCGGTGGAACATGAGCGGTACCCTGTTCGAAGGCATCGAATGCTGGGCCGAGCGCAAGGAAATCACCACCCATGAAGACATCAAGACCCGTGCGAAAAAGACCATCGGCATGCTGGTGGACCACGGAATCCAGCATGTGCGCACCCACGTCGATGTGACCGACCCGAAACTCACCGCGCTCAAGGCCATGGTCGAAGTACGTGACGAAGTACGCGAACTGGTCGATTTGCAGATTGTCGCCTTCCCGCAGGAGGGGATCGAGTCTTACGCCAACGGCCGGGCGCTGATGACCGAAGCGGTGGCCATCGGCGCCGATGTGGTCGGCGGCATTCCGCATTTCGAGAATACCCGCGACCAGGGCGTGTCGTCGGTGAAGTTCCTGATGGACCTGGCCGAGCGTACCGGTTGCCTGGTGGACGTGCACTGCGACGAGACCGATGACCCGCAATCACGTTTTCTTGAAGTGTTGGCCGAAGAGGCCCGGGTGCGCGGCATGGGTGCCCGGGTGACGGCCAGCCATACCGTGGCCATGGGCTCGTATGACAATGCCTACTGCTACAAGCTGTTCCGCCTGCTAAAGCTGTCGGGCATCAACTTCGTGTCGTGCCCGACCGAGAGCATTCACCTGCAAGGGCGTTTCGACAACTACCCCAAACGCCGTGGCGTCACCCGTGTTGCCGAGATCGACCGTGCCGGGATGAACGTGTGCTTTGGTCAGGATTCCATCGTCGACCCGTGGTACCCGTTGGGCAATGGCAACATCCTGCGCATTCTTGAAGCCGGCCTGCACATCTGCCACATGCTCGGCTACGAAGACCTGCAGCGTTGCCTTGACCTGATCACCGATAACAGCGCCCGCACCTTGAACCTTGGCGAGCGCTATGGCATCGAGGTGGGGCGGCCGGCGAACCTGTTGCTGTTGTCGGCGCCTGATGATTACGAAATGGTCCGTACCCAGGGGCATGCACTGGTGTCTGTACGCAATGGCAAGGTGCTGATGCAGCGTACGCCGGCGCAGGTGCAGCGTTTGCTCTGACTTCGCTATGGGCTCAGGTGCTCAGTGCTGCCAGGGCGCAGCTCGCAACCTGAGCATCCTGCACAGCCACGCCGGTCAGGTCTGCCAGGGTGATCTGGCCGTCGTGCTCGCGCCCTATGGCGCGGCCAGCCAACAGCGCACCCAACTCGATCAGCTGGTTCGCGTGTAGCTGACCGCTCTCGAGCGCGTGAGCCACTTCGCCGTACTGGCTGCACTGGGCGACCGAGTCG belongs to Pseudomonas putida NBRC 14164 and includes:
- a CDS encoding putative bifunctional diguanylate cyclase/phosphodiesterase, with translation MIRRSLSSASPLRLLILMLCAATLAFLWGLHITQKAAARQDALSAKAAEHLNLASIVGESLRQLVDRAQAVGRVTQDDMKVLRQGNISLARILAEDPVFKRMSLYDRQGRLLSASHTDEASALPEDWLRQLQRHVARYGFKPFLPSVQAPDQQATLPNWRLPFLLPLTDLPGREIENILVVQLDIGYLAVLFQHIDLGSSGLVRLLQDDGLERLRIDTSGVVVAGDGLQPELPDTGSDAGMLTQYAAGDAYQSLYRHVPERGFSVVVSQRQDEILAPSTLAYSRQFWLNLSMTLMIIASLLWTLRLLRKRQEAFSALEHAQQVNQQLIGRLEDEHRRSSHAAATDHLSGLHNRRQFVEVAAQALTRQRGKRRLMAILFIDMDRFKSINDSLGHKIGDLLLQAVAGRIQRLLELGDEASRFGGDEFVVLLAGERSEDQINAWVRELVQRLSATYALDGQEVNTSPSVGVSICPRDGQDIDSLIRSADAAMYSAKQAGRAQYRFFDPSLNLADIQAFTLEQAFGSALAERQFVLHYQPQIRLDTQQVLGYEALVRWDHPEFGLLYPDRFIDLAERSGFIVDLGWEVLRLACEALAGWDVQGRETRLAVNVSALQLRQGDFAMRLLNELQRYAIAPQRLELEITETTILDPESTAVEHLHTLRGAGLGISLDDFGRGYAGFAHLHSLPLSKLKIDRSLIAPLSNSPDDSPIVSSTIILAKRLGLEVVAEGVETREQVVCLKLAGCDIAQGYHFSRPLSPAQLREYPPFNGVEEKACV
- a CDS encoding SCO family protein, which codes for MPGSWRFLLVLAVFAASIPFWPLQPQQPVAEKTASPWGADYFPNIPLLTQDGEKLHFFDDLIKDKVVAINFIFTGCTDSCPVETARLRQVQKILGDRVGKDIFLYSISIDPYNDTPATLKRYAEKFGIGPGWTLLTGEPDDIEQLRRSLGLWIDGLENGRSKDHNLSLIIGNQATGRWMKASPFESPYILADRLGNSLHNWKQASAMNNDYAQAPEIRSPSSGEQIFRTRCSSCHTLGNIEPGQPGIGPDLLGVTRQRDANWLTRWLKEPDQMLAEKDPLAMLLYEQYNRLAMPNMRLGDAEVSALMSYIEEETARLQTPVANRENP
- a CDS encoding Ig-like domain-containing protein, encoding MKTPAVIHPTRHAFQLSSVTALMLSLGLITAMASPLDDNSQPPPTDSSAYTDQPADPTPALLNLNTLPEANQGSLELINGAYGDRNTVRIDNVLPPALQTSDRYPTNGKPSPLFGAQPFTQQLLLFEEFGPEKLDPTTPAPELTFPVPTLGAAPAQDPNVVARSGPSGTALEAFLKQPGLYPFPTQYSNVLDRNPWKAQIEMFLNRQPVGSPAEGRPPGKGWSHQRWNEFYPQAAFKTAQAGARINLGLRDRKQLHNYAYGEFAPGGLYYQTSDIPTTLGTTKGIDTRFHPNMPLQNHKSLWTFDGTFPPKLLMVRYGQPILMRHYNALPIDPSANGGFGLHTISTHEHNGHSPAESDGFANAYFFPGQYYDYRWPVQLAGYDTINTRAQDPRAAFPCSPGETLFVNDGTPGLKTCQNGSIKIRGDWRETMSTHWFHDHMMDFTAQNVYKGNAVMMNYYSALDRGNEALQDGVNLRFPSGSGMPWGNRDYDVNLVIADKAWDANGQLWFNPFNTDGFLGDQILVNWQYQPRLKVRARSYRFRILNGSVSRYFKFAVVREIAGTSGEFKGPSGSNLSYARVPFHMIANDGNIMEHAVPFDGTMDLNGDGNLQDNNGILPLQGIAERYDIIINFAKNGIKAGDKLYFVNLEEHRTGKGPEGTIALADVLSGKYKAVIKQTSKGPQWDNGDPAVGKFLQLLVQPYTGQDVSMDPVAYEPAKPGKAAGLKMLPLPIDRDSATDQAKIKNARHREFIFGRSDGTDTKPWTIKTDGAFGYSMDPRRISAAPQLANQSTDGGFSGDGTLEVWKIVNGGNGWSHPVHVHFEEGVILSRDGKAPPEWEKWARKDVYRIGPDADSSEEVEMAIRFREFAGTYMEHCHNTQHEDSSMLLRWDIEHPGQFQVMPTPLPGWDGVQYMASVGLPTFRTKGHDDIDDPANKPPVAANDSAATTAGKPITLNVLANDTDPDGNVPLTVTGLSQPDSGQGTVSTDGTTVTYTPPATVATPFTASFNYTARDAKGAESVTPATVSIAVTAAAAVDQIQVTSATVQVRSGNRFTWDVQGTTTVATGNSISVTAATTGGPVSLGNATLTAATTGARWRVSVTTTGFGPATPATVTVKSALGQTVTAPVKYQ
- a CDS encoding TenA family protein — translated: MTERFSQSLRSQSEPTWSAAVGHRFVTQLCEGSLPDPIMVDYLVQDHRFLDSFLTLLGAAIATADTFEARLRFGRFAGMISSDENTYFLRAFEALDVSPAQRSAPADTVPTAGFKAIMREAAATRSYAAALAVLNVAEGLYLDWALKAPKPMPDNFVHAEWITLHDNPAFQAFVAFLQSELDRVGPQEAALASDFYQRTVALELAFFDAVYPEGK
- the tenA gene encoding thiaminase II, with the protein product MSMDIFERLKAAATQQWHSYVDHDFVRQMGEGTLSEEAFRTYLVQDYLFLIQFARAWALAAYKSRRPADIRAAQAGLAAILDETDLHLRLCARWGLTQADIEAAPEHQATVAYTRYVLDCGAAGDLLELHVALAPCVIGYAEIGRTLSERIGDLSNHPYREWIGEYAGEGYQGVAAAARKHLDELAARSMTEQRFAELVGIFGQASSLEADFWQMGLDGVA
- the codB gene encoding cytosine permease — encoded protein: MSSPSEFPLSEAPQSARKGLLPIAMVLFSFTFFTGTMFAGGKLGMAFNFVDMLWVATVGNSLLAMYAAALAFIASRSGLNTVLMGRFCFGEAGSRLSDFLLGFAELGWYAWGTATVAIVLVKLLGLAEGFGLPLMVLFGLGFSITAIIGFKGLDVLSRVSVPLMFVLLLVSMYIATRDAGGFAGLAAVVPHETMTFSAAVTMVFGTFASGATQATNWTRLSRSGRVAVIASVVAFLLGNGLMVVAGAWCAMVYQQADIVEVMMLQGLSFAAVVMLCLNLWTIQGPTIYNVSAAACHLLRSERRRTATLVAAGVGIVLAIGGMYEMLIPFLVLLGSIIPPVGGVIMADFWYRHRGQYPALGTASLPRYNLTGLFAYAVGAVLAYASPWVAPLVGIGASALCYIVMLELGARRRAPGQAGVEP